Below is a genomic region from Neomonachus schauinslandi chromosome 2, ASM220157v2, whole genome shotgun sequence.
CTGCTTTGCTTGCACAGTGGTTGAGGTGGTGCGTGTGTTCTAAGAAGGTCTGCATCCGTGTCCCCAAGGAAGAAGTGGTCAATGTTTTAACTCTGCATCCTGCCCAGGTCTGAGCTGAAGGGTCAAGGGggagcccagccctgccactggGTATAAGCAAGCTCCTGGGTGCAGGGCCCTGCAGACCTGGGCTGTATCACTGCCGGTCTAAAAAGAGACAAGCTGGTTGAATTAATCCAGTGGATCCCATGTCAACATGATCATGTCCAAAAACCAAGGAAAGAAAGAGTCAAAGATCCTTCAGCACAGTAAGCTGCCTCTGATCCATGCTTCCCATCACACTCAGgccccaaacaaaaacaaaaacaaacaaacaaaaagtctttCTAAAAAGATGGGCCAGGAGTATTTCAATTCCTTTCCATGCTCTGGGTCCTGTCGCCAGCTCCAGAGACTTTCTTAAAATTCACTCTTAGGGTGAGGACAGTAGCTTCTTTCTCGTCCAAGTTAGAATGAACTTTTCCCTAATTTCCCTTCTTTGCTCTTAATTTttgctctctgtttctcctctcctgtAGGGTCAGAGTCAACTGTGGTAAGGTCTCAGCTTCTGTGATTCTCCCTCCAGACTTGTAGGGAGGAACAGCTATAAGAAGGAGATCACAGTTTCCTGTGTTGGCCGTAGGAGAGAGATTTCTCCTAAAACACAGGggagaacattttctttctcttccctaaaCCCACAGGAAAAGAGCCATCTGTACAACAGCCCATACTGTTCTCTCGCCATTCTGAGGGTGTCCAACTTGCATTCTCTGCCTGGACTGCAAAGCATCATGTCCAGGGCGGGGATCTTGGGGCCTCACAGACACCCACTGAGTTGACTAGAGACACCACACAgggagaggtggggctggggagcagagCTCAGCTCTCTCCTGGCCCCCACACTGCCTGTCCACTGGCATACAGCACCGTGTCTTCTGAAAGCCCAGTAAGAAGCAGGTCAAGGGCAAGCCCGAGCAAGCCGGAGCAAGCCCAATTGTCCAGGCCTCCGAGTCCTGTCATTATGCAATGTCCCTACCCCAGTTTTCTTCCTCGAGGCTTTTCTTGAACTGCTGCAGAAATAAAGGATgaattccaactttttttttttttttagattttatttatttgacagagagagacacagcgagagagggaacacaagcagggggagtgggagagggagggggagaagcaggctccccgccgagcagggagcccgacgcggggctcgatcccagggccctgggaccatgacctgagccgaaggcagacgcttaacgactgagccacccaggcgcccaaattccAACTTTTAATAAGGAAAATACCGTTCTCCTTTGCCAGCATCCagtccccccgccccaccccctccaaaaaaaaaaaatcgcactTTCTTGTCGTTTTCCATCTTGCAGCTCTGTCAGTTGTTTTAAAACAACTGTTTTAAAACATGTCTCCTGTCACAAATAAGATTGTCATCATGCATTTTGACTGCAGTGGTGAAAAATTCACCCAGcttagagagaggggagggacctCTGAGAGCCCCTTCAGGCCTGCCGCAGGacaggaatgaatgaaaggaaaaggacaCAGTCTACTCGTGGTTTTGAACTACTGTACTTTTTCTGGCTGTGGCTATTTGGgctgtttgtttgggttttgttttgttcaatcATTTGTTCactgatttctttatttaaggaaattaatgagaaaaatgaagacagcCTGGCAGAAACTGGTTGTGTTGAACTTATCAATGACAGGCCCCTGGAGACATGTGAGAGCTGCCTCAGGATACCTGAGGAAAGTTCTTCAGGATGTTAGAATTTTACTTTAGACCTCCTGGAATGTAAATGTATCCCGATTCCAAGAGCTTATCAACACTCTGCCTGGTCCCCACGGTTCTCCCATCGCCACAGGGTCAAGGTTACTAAGGAAAAGTGAGCTTTGACTCAGAGGCCCAGGCCTAGGACCAGAAGTGAGGGGACTAGAGTAGCGCTCCTGCTGGGATTCTTGGCAATGAAACGCTGCAACCCTTGTTGAGAAATCATACATGCATGCCCTTTCGTACCTTTGAATTTTGCAGGTAATACCTCCtccaagataaaaaataaaaataaaatgaaaatgagggcgcctgggtggctcagtcggttaagcgactgccttcggctcaggtcatgatcctggagtccctggatcgagtcccgcgttgggctccctgctcggcggggagtctgcttctccctccgaccctccccacctcatgctttctctctctctcaaataaataaataaaatctttaaaaaaataaaataaaataaaataaaataaaatgaaaatgaaaactgccTTGGTGAGCACACGACTAACAGTAATTGTTGATTTCATGATTTGATGTCTTGCAATCCTTCACAGTCCTCCTTCTGGAAATTCATGGTTGGGTCTGGAGATAAACCTTGACTGATGCAACCAAAACCATTTTATGCATTGTCTTTGACACAAACCTTTGCCTTTCAGTGAGCATAAACAAGAAAGGTCTAGATGATACACAGTTCTTACTGGGGCTCACTAATTGGAAAGTTGGCTGTATTAAAAGGTGTATTTGCCAATATCTTGGATTCTTTCAGGCCAGACTTGAATATTcgtctcctcctttttctcctacTGAACCAGGGAGaaggtgggaaggggaggaggcagggtcaTGAGAAgcatgcttgttttgttttgtttttaaatccaaagATGGAAACGAGCCTTTCAAGTTCTGCACATGAATGTCACCAGAAGGTCCTGGAGGTGTCCCCCATGTTTCCTTGGCTAAGTGTCTCGGCTGAACTTCTAATTCACCCCAATTGTCTCCTCCCAACCCTCTTAAATGGAGTGGGTTTCTTTGGGACATATGTAGTTTTTgccccagcaattctactcctaggaatATCACCCTATAGTTCTATTGGCACACATGGAAAAtgatatatattctatatataccCATATACTTATATCTGATAAATCACTGCGGCAGCAAGATTAGAAAGCATCCAAATGTCCACCAGGAGGGGACCAGTCAcataaactgtggcacatctgTGTAACAAAGCCAGGAAActacaaaataaatagatatgaggaaatctctaaaatatattaagtttttttttaaagcaaatgcaGAACAATTTCTTTAATATGTCACCTTTTGTGGactaaagaaagaaggaatatacACGTATTTGctaatataaatacaaaagatCTCTGGAAAGATGGGCCGTAAACGCCTAGCACTGATGCACTGGGGAGAGAGGCGGGCTGGTGAGAGGGAGGTATTTTCACTGTACATTCTCATGGCTTTGGAATTTGGCGCCATGGGAATGCATTTcgtcacaaataaataaatgcatttttcaacaaaataaaaaatcatttaaatcacGTTCAGAGGGAGTTCATTATGTAAATCCCCACTCCCAAATGGACCACTAGAGTTGGATCCTTCTGGCCTGGGGCTCGGTGGGGACCTGGCCTCTTCGGTTTCCTTCTCTGAGCAAGGCTGGCAGAGGGCCACCGAAACAAAAACGCCTTGCAATTGTTCTGACATCTTGGAATCTGGTTTCATCAAACACAACCAGTGATAATTGGCCACTGCCGGAGCAGCTCACCCTTTTTTCTCTAATCGTCTCCGTTGAAATGAGTCTGAAGCAGCACATCCCAGTCGTGGCAAGCGCAGCCCAGAGAGGTGCACACTTTTGGCAAGTTTAAAGGCTTACCTGGCAGAGGTGAGGGACCGGAGAAACCTCATTCTCACAGTCTGCCACCTGCCAAGCGAGGTCCTCTGGAGGGCCTGGGGTGCCCACTGGTTCCAGCTGGTGGAAACTCAGCAGGCACATTCCCTGCATCTCTTTCAGGGGCCTTCGCGCTACTCCGGGACTCCCCTTATAACTAAGCAAGAGACGGCGCCTGAACACACCTAGGATGGTTTACAGTGGCACCAACAAGGTGCTCACTTAATGTTAGTGGATCTGAATTTAACTTTGAGTAAATGCCCTTAAGAACAGTGGGTAACTAAACTACGGGGTACTGAGCAGGATTAAGTTCAGCcctcctgacttttttttttttcatcagcaaAGAAGCACACAGATCCTTTCCTTCAGAAGCAAGGGCTGCCCGGCATTTCAGGAGCTGTGGACTGTGCGTGCTGGCTTGCTCCGGACCTCACCCACCTTGGGGGATCACCTCAGGCCTGTGCCTACCAAGTGATCAATAAACAGTCATTGAATGGATTAATTCGATCCAGTTTCATTAATTAAATGAATGCTCCCCtcacttctttctctgcctccattGCCTCTCCGCCATCTTGTCCTTCCTAGGGATGAAAGGGAATTCCTGATTAAGAAGACCAGAGCTCTGGAAACCAATTAAAgtcatttgttttcagtttctcccTGCTagaggcctccttctccctcagttCTGCACACAGTAGATTGGCCCAGGAAGCAActacttgggtttgaatcctggttctaccACGTTCTAGCTGTGtacctggggcaagttacttcacaGCTCTGGGCCTCAGCACCTCGCCTATCACACAGGCATAATAATAGTGCCCATCTAAGACAGTTATCACATGCAAGGAGCTCAGAACAGcgtctagcacacagtaggtgctcaataaatgttattatcaCCCTGGGTGACACACTCACTGTCTGCTAATCATAACTGATGCATTGGCTGACTATTAAAATAGGAGTATTTGTAATTTAAGAGGAATCCCCAAGAAATTTGAAGGCCCAAAGGAGCAAAGTAGTCAAGGGTGAATGCCCAGGGCTGAGGCTGCTGTATGGGGCGTACGGGgcggggcagaggaagggagaagagcttCAAGAGCACACCTACTCCCACTGGTCTCCCAGGCCAGCCCTGCCTATCTCCCTGGGGGCTGATAGGAGATAAATGAAACAAACCACTTCTTCAAAGCACCCTGCTCAAGGACCCGGATCAAACACCAGGGCTTGCAAGATAAGCTCCAGCCTACATTTCCTTTGTCCATTCCTTCCCACCACATCTCCAAAGGAAATTCTAGGGGGAGGAAAAGTAgttaattcctctttcttttctcaaaaggaGTTACCTCCCCACTACACCACAATGGGCCCTGATAGGAGAAGGGGGGGTGCTTTTCTCCGGGGCTCTGCCAGGGATtcactgtgtgactttaggcTCCCCCATAAAATTCTCGGTGTCCTGTTCTTCATCAGTCCAAAGGGATGAAAACACCTGCCCAAAATAACTCAGAAAATTGTTGGGGGGGCGTGCAGAGGGGGGAATGATGAACACGGAAACACAGATTTGGGAAAAGATACTTTCACGGGTTTGTATCgttgacattttgaaaaacaccAAGTTATCCACCTTGAATCTTTTGGGGAATCCAGTGAGGTGAGATGTAAACAAATAGCACTCTACAGGtaaaattctcattcattcagcaacaaACATTCACTTATGACGGATGGCCTAGATTCACTTCCCAGTCCCACGTCTCAGGAGCTGGGACTTCGGGCAAGTGACTGAACCCCCACATCCTCCTCTGTGAAACGGGGTGAGAGAGGACCCATCTCCTCCGGCTTCTGCAAGGATTAGATGAGATACTGCAGGCAGAGTTCTTGTGGCAATGCTTGGCTCTCGGTGCTGGCCACTGGGAAGCTATTGCTAGGCAGTGAGAATACAAAGAGGCCGTGGACAATTCGGAAGCAGTCACAGTCCAATGGGAGAACGGGCAGGTCAACAAACGAGGGCAGATGCTGAGTGAGAAGCGTAATCATAGGACACAGTAGGCGGTGAGAGCGCAGAGGAGGGAGCTCCTTGGGCAGGCTCCCCACGAGGCTGGTTGTCCTCGCCCCTCGGGCCCTCTCCTGCCCAGGGCTGTGTCTGaagctggggatggggcagacAGAGGAAGTGCCTGCGAGGGCCCTGAGTGCAGGGCTCTAAATCAGGGCTCCCGGCCAAGGCGGTAATTGTCAGCCGCTGAAAGATATTAAGCGCCAGGGAGGAAAACCAAGTTCTCCATGAGGCAGACTTTTCAGAGTTCTTAcagcttgttaaaaaaaaaaaaaaaaatgtaaatagttaCCCAGTGAGATATTATTTCATGTTGTTGCCATTAGGGTTTGAGTGTTATGCAGAGAGAGGCAATCATTCAGGCAATTCTGCCTCAGCGAGGACTGAAAACTCCACATTAACCCCCACACAACAAATTCACCACCTCTAGCTCTCAGCCTGACTCAGGCATTTTCTCCTGGGCggtgaattttatgtaaattgaagtagtgaaaaaaaatctataaatattcaGAATTTCCTAAAGGATTTTCTTGatggcttggggggtgggggacattttttaaaaagacacattttgactggaggctgggggagggctaCTCTCATTTCGGGTCGAATTCTGGGACGGCTTGGGTCTTGCGGGGGCGGGCGGTCCCCAGTGCTAAGAGGCTCCAGATCCTTACTGCCGAGGCTGGTCTCCAGAGTGCCAGCCGCACGGATGCATGGATCACAGCCATCATTCACCTGAGACTCCCCTTGAACCAAGGGCTGAACATGTGGACACACGTTGTCTgcttctggcctcctgactctTGGAGGCCACTCTTACATTTCATACatggggaaaagggaagggaggttGATTGCCCTGGCCCAGGCCCACCACAGCAGCATGGTTCGAAGGCCTGGCTCTGAGAGACCCGATTCCAAGTGACCGCTCTGCCACTCACCAGTCAAGTGACTTTAGGGAAGGGACTAGCCTTTCCAGCCTCACTCTCTTCAGCTGGAAATGGGGAGAACAGTACCTAAGGCTTATGGAGTGCCTGACACACGGAATGGCATGGGGCATCCTCCAGCAGCCTTCACCCCATCCTATCTTAATGGTGCTGCTCACTCCCAGGGCGACCTGAGCAGGTCCTGGAGAGAGGGAGGCTCCTTAACCATACATCTGCCACTTTTCTGCAAGGCCAGGACAGGGGCCATATGTCCTGTACAACATCTTGCAGGGACTTTTGAACCACACCCCTACAGCGCCATGCTATATATGTCATGCCTGAAATAAATACGGCCCAACTCAATACTGAGCCTCACTCTCTCCCAGGTGGCAAGCCATTCCTCTGAATAATGCCCTCGCTGTAGGCCACTGGGGCCCCTGTTAGGACTCCATAGGTTAGGGCTTTGGCTAAGTGAATGTCAAATACCGATTGCAATCATCGTCTCTTCGTGTTTTAATTAGGCCCCTGGTCTAAGTATGGTGTCCCATTTCCTCTCCTAAGGCAACTGGGTGGATTCAGCCAGAGGAGAACTGCTGCTCTCACCAGCACCCTGAAAGGAAAGGTGTCCCCATTCCCTTGCTAGCACTTTCCAGGAGAGGGGAAACAGGCCTGGTCTGGCCTCAGTGCTGTCAGGCATCCACTGTTCCTATCTGTGATCACTGCTGTGAGCTAAGAATGTGGGTGGGGTTTTGTGggcatgtgcgtgtgcgtgtgtgtttaagGACCATATATTACTACTGAGGCAAACTGCTCACCTCCCACCCAGAACCTGCCCATTCTATCCTCATCCccacctttctcctttcctttcaatcATTCActacctttttcttctcttttcctctaaaGATTCTGTCGTCCTCtatcctcccctctctcctctctgctgcctcctacccctcttttccttccaaattcctcttctctctcccctcccctttgctCCCAACTGATTTCCCATTAATCATCCCTAGCACACATCTGCTTGGGTCCTGGAAGGATTTTTTGGCTGGCTCTCACAGCTGGGCTGGTTACAATAATCAAGAAGGAGTCtttcatctctctctgcctcctgggtctcctctcttcccagcccGTCCTCCTCCAGGGTGCCTATGGAGGCCCACCCTTTTCCAGTCTGTAAGGCTTTCTTCTGTTCTCGGTCTGGGTAGCAATTTCCCCAAAGCCAAATAGGCTTGTAGGTTGCAGCAGCTCTGCCATGGACTTTTGAATGAGGTACTGGCATTGGCAGTGAAGTCAGAAAGCACAAAGGctggcatgggggggggggccgcaGAGACCACCACATAGATGGGATCACCCCCCCTTCTTGCACCCCTCTTGCTGCAATATGGAAGACACCTCACAGCCCGGGCATCCCTTAGCATTGGTTTCAACCTGACTTTACCAGGATTAAAACTGGGGTAGGCAGAGCCTGTGTAATTTCTAAGAGGTCTATGCATACCCCAAAAAACAGCAGGGATGCAGGGAGTACATTTAGTTTAGTGTATGATTGATATGGCCTGGGAGTGGTGCCTGCTGCCTCCTTTCCTGAGCATGATAAATGGCCGGGATTGCTATTTGTTATTTCCGAGAGGGTTCTTTCTTTCCGTTTGGAGAACCCCTCTGAAATCACCTATCCCCATCTTGGGTTCTCATGTTGTTTCAAGGCATAGATCAACGCGGCAGAGTCAGGGAGGGGTAGTCCCGGAGCAATATGCCCCGAGTGACAGGCCTGACAATCAGCGTGATGGATTGGGTCTGAGAAAGTGGTACTCGAAGGGAGGCAGTGACACCAGCGCGCCTCCACTGGCCGCTGAGAGCACGGGAAAGTAGTCTCCCTAGAGGCCGACGCACAAAGGACCAGCTTCACCTTCTGATGATCCGCCAACCGGGAACTTTAATGTCAGTACTTATGACTCTGTAAAATCTCTGCCAAGCGCGAAGCCGGCAATACACACTTAATCTAAaaggcggggggagggagggggagggtattcttatttttaacaaaaagtttTTATTCCAAGATTTCCCTGGGAAAAGCTAGTGCATTTTCCCCCACGAGAAGAGAAGACGGGAATGGGAAGGCGCAACTCTGGAGTCTGTATCGACGTGCAGCACGTAGAgagagattcccccccccccccgggataCTGGCCTCTCCAGTGATCCTGGGTCCCCCCAAAATAGCAGCTAGGCGCGCTGCAGTGAGGGAATTGTGCGCCTCTAAACAGACACTGTAAGAAACCTGAAACACACCCAGGACCGGTGGGCACAGCCTAGGACACCGCGCTTCGTCGCGTCCATCTCACCACGGAAGGGAGTCCTCAAACTTACAGGCTTCGGACAGGACAGGCTCAAAGTAGTTGGAGCGGCGACGCCGCGTCCCGAGAGCCGTGGACGCCTCCAAGGCTCGGGCGCTTCCAAGTGAGCACACCAGGGAGAAGCCAATTAGGGAAAGAGAGGTGGACCGGAGCAGAGCCGGAGCTGAGCCGGAGCAGAGCCGGGAGCAGGCCGAGCTAGGCTGGCGCTCTGGAGGCGTGGCCCGCCCCTAGGCGGCCTCCGGGAGAGGCTGGGACTCCGCTGCGACGGAGCCAGCGCCTTGCgcccctactccccaccccccccgccccaccccaatCCGCCCCACCCCAGACACACTCGGCTGGCGGGTGACTGACCCGGCCAGCACCACCCCCGGCGGtgtgaagggagaggggagggagacaggaaagCCAGCGGAGGATAGGGCGCggagcccagggtcctggagaaGTCTCGTCCTCTATGGGACCCCGGGGCGAGGGCGGCccggctggggggaggggaggagtacGGCGGGTGGTAGAGGCCGAGGCTGCGGCGGCGCGCGGGCGAGGCCCCTTTAAGTTTCTCCCCTCCCACCGGCGGCGCCGGCCTCCGCCCGCCGCTCTCCCCGCCCCGGGGTCCCGGCGAGAGCTGCGATTGGGCGGGCGCGGCGATCCCTTTGAAGTGTGGCTGCCGATCGCGGCTATTTGACGTGCGGCTCGGGGAAGGCGAAGGTTTTTGTGTTGCTCGCCGGGGctagcggcggcggcggcggcggctgcggcggctgcggcggcgtcggtggaggaggggtggaggcgCAGCGACTGCTGCACCGCGCTCGACGCTGCGGAGCGAGCCCACCCGCCCCGGGAGCTCGCCTCCCTGgtgctccccctccctccccgcccccccagtgGCGCTGCCTCCTCCAAATGAGCGATTCGCCCGCTGGATCTAACCCAAGGACACCCGAAAGcagcggcagcggcagcggcggcggcgggaagAGGCCGGCGGTGCCGGCGGCGGTGTCCCTCTTGCCCCCGGCGGACCCCCTGCGCCAGGCGAACCGGCTCCCTATAAGGGTCCTGAAGATGCTGAGCGCTCACACCGGCCACCTCCTGCACCCGGAGTACCTGCAGCCGCTGTCCTCCACTCCCGTCAGCCCCATTGAGGTCAGTCTCCTGGTCGCTGCCCGCCCAGCGCCGGCCCCATTCCACCCACCACTGCCGGGCCCGCGGCCCTACTCCCTGCGCCCCGGGGCTCGGTGTGACGCCCAGGTCCTGCCACGCCGGCGGACGGGGTGAGGAGGGACCGAAGGAACAGGAATCGGAGTCCACCGGGTTCTCCCCAGGCTTCTCCGTGGAAGGTTTCCCCTTCCACGCTCGCCTTTCGGAGCTATGTGTTTGCTTTTGGATTGGGTTTGCTCTTGGAGTCTCCACTGGGTCCTTTACTTTTCCTCTGGCACCCAGTTTCCAGGCTATAGATGAtctctcctttcctgccttcccccctccacccccccactcccacacacACCGGTTTGGTCTCTTTGAAGCCGAATCGCCCCCGTCCCACTCCGCCTCTGTCCCATCCGGTTAGAGCGCACTACGCCCCGGCACTCCCGATCCCAGGTCTTTCTTCCTCCCACTTCCCTGGGTGCCCTCCCCGGGAGGGAGGGGCTACTAGGAGAGCGCCAACCGCAGCCCTAGCTTTAGAATGCGCTTCTCCCGGCTCCTACCTCGCGGCGCCACGGCCAGAAACCCGTCCCAAGCGAAGTTCCCCAAACTGAAGGAATAAGTTTTCTCCTgggcacaggggagggggagattaGAGGGTAGGGGGCGAgtcacagcccctcccccagccccgacTCCAGACCAGTCACCTGCTCCCGCGGCGGCCTCTGGTGGACCACTTCCCCTGCCCCATTTCCCCGGGCCTGAGCCGCGCTCTGGGACCCGGGGGAACGAGGGATCCCACTCGGGTTCTGCGAGCGCAGTTCCAGCCTGCTGCGCCGCCCCGCCCAGCCCTTGCTCTCAGACCCTCTCCCCCAGGCCTTCCCGACCCgtcgcgccgccgccgccgccggggctCTCCGCGCCCACCCAGCTCCCCAGACACCCCGCTTGCTCCGTGGGTTTGCCGGTCTcacccccttctcccttcccttgccGCTGTCTCCCACAGCTGGACGCCAAGAAGAGTCCATTGGCGCTGCTGGCCCAGACTTGCTCGCAGATCGGCAAGCCGGACCCGCCGCCCTCGTCCAAGCTCAACTCGGTAGCGGCGGCGGCCAACGGGTTGGGACCGGAGAAGGACCCCGGCCGCTCCGCCACGGGCGCCGCCTCCGCGTCTGCGGCCCTCAAGCAGCTGGGAGACTCCCCTGCGGAGGACAAGTCCAGCTTCAAGCCCTACTCCAAGGGCTCCGGCGGCGGCGACTCCCGCAAAGACGGCGGTTCCTCCTCCGTGTCCTCCACCTCGTCCTCgtcctccctgtccccaggaGACAAGGCGGGCTTCAGGGTCCCCAGCGCCGCCTGCACGCCCTTCCCCCCGCATGGAGCGCCGGTCTCTGCGTCGTCGTCGTCCTCCTCGCCTGGTGGCTCCCGGGGCGGCTCCCCGCACCACTCTGACTGCAAGAACGGCGGCGGGGGTGGCGGCGGGGAGCTGGACAAGAAAGACCAGGAGCCCAAGCCCAGCCCGGAGGCTGCGGCCGTGAGCCGCGGCAGCGGTGGGGAGCCCAGCGCACACGGGGTTGGCGCGGAGGCTGGGGCCTCCGGGCGCAAGTCCGAGCCGCCCTCGGCCCTGGTGGGGGCCGGCCACGTGGCGCCGGTGTCCCCCTACAAACCGGGCCATTCCGTGTTCCCGCTGCCACCCTCCAGCATCGGCTACCACGGCTCCATCGTGGGCGCCTACGCCGGCTACCCTTCTCAGTTCGTGCCTGGCCTGGATCCTAGCAAGTCTGGCCTGGTGGGAGGCCAGCTGTCGGGGGGCCTGGGCCTGCCACCGGGCAAGCCCCCGAGCTCCAGCCCGCTCACCGGGGCCTCCCCGCCCTCCTTCCTGCAGGGATTATGCCGCGACCCCTACTGCCTGGGAGGTTACCACAGCGCCTCGCACCTCGGCGGCTCCAGCTGCTCCACCTGCAGCGCGCACGACCCCGCGGGGCCCGGCCTGAAGGCTGGGGGCTACCCGCTGGTGTACCCCGGGCACCCGCTACAGCCCGCTGCGCTCTCGTCCAGCGCCGCCCAGGCCGCGCTCCCCGGCCACCCGCTCTACACCTACGGCTTCATGCTGCAGAACGAACCGCTGCCGCACAGCTGCAACTGGGTGGCGGCCAGCGGGCCGTGTGACAAGCGCTTCGCCACCTCGGAGGAGCTGCTCAGCCACCTACGGACTCACACGGCCCTGCCGGGCGCCGAGAAACTTCTGGCCGCCTACCCCGGGGCTTCGGGCCTGGGCagcgccgccgcggccgccgcggccGCAGCCTCCTGCCATCTgcacctccccccgcccaccGCCCCCGGCAGCCCCGGGTCGCTGTCATTGCGGAGTCCACACACTTTGGGGCTAAGCCGGTACCACCCCTATGGCAAGAGCCACTTATCCACAGCTGGGGGCCTGGCcgtgccctccctccccacagccgGACCCTACTACTCACCGTATGCGCTGTACGGACAGAGACTAGCCTCAGCCTCCGCACTGGGATACCAGTAACCGCAGCTCTTGCACCCACCCGCcgctcctctcctttccccc
It encodes:
- the ZNF703 gene encoding zinc finger protein 703, yielding MSDSPAGSNPRTPESSGSGSGGGGKRPAVPAAVSLLPPADPLRQANRLPIRVLKMLSAHTGHLLHPEYLQPLSSTPVSPIELDAKKSPLALLAQTCSQIGKPDPPPSSKLNSVAAAANGLGPEKDPGRSATGAASASAALKQLGDSPAEDKSSFKPYSKGSGGGDSRKDGGSSSVSSTSSSSSLSPGDKAGFRVPSAACTPFPPHGAPVSASSSSSSPGGSRGGSPHHSDCKNGGGGGGGELDKKDQEPKPSPEAAAVSRGSGGEPSAHGVGAEAGASGRKSEPPSALVGAGHVAPVSPYKPGHSVFPLPPSSIGYHGSIVGAYAGYPSQFVPGLDPSKSGLVGGQLSGGLGLPPGKPPSSSPLTGASPPSFLQGLCRDPYCLGGYHSASHLGGSSCSTCSAHDPAGPGLKAGGYPLVYPGHPLQPAALSSSAAQAALPGHPLYTYGFMLQNEPLPHSCNWVAASGPCDKRFATSEELLSHLRTHTALPGAEKLLAAYPGASGLGSAAAAAAAAASCHLHLPPPTAPGSPGSLSLRSPHTLGLSRYHPYGKSHLSTAGGLAVPSLPTAGPYYSPYALYGQRLASASALGYQ